The proteins below are encoded in one region of Prevotella melaninogenica ATCC 25845:
- the gdhA gene encoding NADP-specific glutamate dehydrogenase, producing MEVEKIMQALEQKHPGESEYLQAVHEVLMSVKDVYNQHPEFERASIIERIVEPERIITFRVPWVDDQGKVQVNIGYRVQFNGAIGPYKGGLRFHASVNLSILKFLGFEQTFKNALTTLPMGGGKGGSDFSPRGKSDAEIMRFCQAFMNELYRHIGPDEDVPAGDIGVGGREIGYLFGQYRKLTHQFQGMLTGKGREWGGSILRPEATGYGALYFVHQMMETHGLDIKGKTVAISGFGNVAWGAAKKATELGAKVITLSGPDGYIYDPEGISGEKIEYMLELRNSGNDVCEPYAEKYPGSQFFKGRKPWEQKAEIYLPCATQNELNGEDADKILAYKPLCVAEVSNMGCTAEAADKFTAAKQLFAPGKAVNAGGVATSGLEMSQNSLRLSWSPEEVDQKLHYIMSSIHEQCVKYGKQADGYIDYIKGANIAGFMKVAKAMLAQGVV from the coding sequence ATGGAAGTCGAAAAAATCATGCAAGCACTGGAGCAGAAGCATCCAGGTGAGTCAGAGTATTTACAGGCCGTACATGAAGTACTCATGTCTGTAAAGGATGTTTACAATCAGCACCCAGAGTTTGAGCGCGCAAGTATTATTGAGCGTATTGTGGAGCCTGAGCGCATCATCACATTCCGTGTACCTTGGGTTGATGACCAGGGAAAAGTACAGGTAAACATTGGTTATCGCGTACAGTTTAATGGCGCTATCGGCCCATACAAGGGTGGTCTGCGCTTCCACGCATCAGTAAACCTCAGTATCTTGAAGTTCCTCGGTTTCGAGCAGACATTCAAGAATGCACTCACCACATTGCCTATGGGTGGTGGTAAAGGTGGTTCTGACTTCTCTCCACGTGGTAAGAGCGATGCTGAAATCATGCGTTTCTGCCAGGCTTTCATGAACGAGTTGTATCGTCACATCGGTCCTGACGAGGATGTTCCTGCAGGCGATATCGGTGTTGGTGGTCGTGAAATTGGTTACCTCTTTGGTCAGTATCGTAAGCTGACTCACCAGTTCCAGGGTATGCTCACAGGTAAGGGCAGAGAATGGGGTGGATCTATCCTCCGTCCAGAGGCTACAGGTTATGGTGCACTCTACTTCGTTCACCAGATGATGGAGACTCACGGTCTTGACATCAAGGGTAAGACTGTTGCCATCTCAGGTTTCGGTAACGTTGCATGGGGTGCTGCTAAGAAGGCTACCGAACTTGGTGCAAAGGTTATCACATTGAGTGGTCCTGATGGTTATATCTATGACCCAGAAGGCATTAGCGGTGAGAAGATCGAGTACATGCTCGAGCTCCGTAACAGTGGTAATGATGTTTGTGAGCCATATGCAGAGAAATATCCTGGTTCACAGTTCTTCAAGGGTCGTAAGCCTTGGGAGCAGAAGGCAGAGATCTATTTGCCATGTGCTACTCAGAACGAGCTTAATGGTGAGGATGCCGACAAGATTCTTGCTTACAAGCCATTGTGCGTAGCTGAGGTTTCAAATATGGGTTGTACAGCAGAGGCTGCTGATAAGTTCACTGCAGCGAAGCAGCTCTTCGCTCCTGGTAAGGCTGTTAACGCAGGTGGTGTGGCTACATCAGGTCTCGAAATGTCACAGAACTCTCTCCGTCTCTCATGGAGTCCGGAAGAGGTTGATCAGAAGCTCCATTACATCATGAGCTCTATCCACGAGCAGTGCGTGAAGTATGGCAAGCAGGCTGATGGTTACATCGATTATATTAAGGGCGCCAATATTGCGGGCTTCATGAAGGTAGCGAAGGCTATGCTTGCCCAGGGTGTCGTATAA
- a CDS encoding helix-turn-helix domain-containing protein, which yields MTRFTKANWMTRALQEKLNVVGEQFRLARLRRDLTMDQVAQRAQCTRLTLARLEKGEPTVSLGVVMRVLNALQLEDDILHLAKDDELGHMIQDLGVKNKKRASKR from the coding sequence ATGACAAGATTTACCAAAGCCAACTGGATGACCAGAGCACTGCAAGAGAAGTTGAACGTAGTGGGTGAGCAGTTTCGCCTCGCCCGATTACGAAGAGACCTGACGATGGATCAGGTGGCACAACGTGCGCAATGCACAAGGCTTACCCTCGCACGTTTGGAAAAGGGAGAGCCTACCGTGTCGCTCGGTGTAGTAATGCGTGTACTCAATGCCTTACAGCTCGAAGATGATATTCTCCATTTGGCTAAAGACGATGAGTTGGGGCACATGATACAAGACTTAGGCGTTAAGAATAAGAAACGAGCTTCTAAAAGATAG
- a CDS encoding PEP/pyruvate-binding domain-containing protein, producing MSEQIPAEWGNFYLKDVSFVNLMMRRIYNVLIVANPYDAFMLEDDGRVEEKIYNEYMELGLRYPPTFTQVSTTEEASKVLNTVDIDLVICMPGNADNDAFDVARAVKAEFPVIHCVVLTPFSHGITKRIQNEDLSIFDYVFCWLGNTNLILSIIKLMEDKMNIDNDIHEVGVQMILLVEDSIRFYSSILPNLYSYILTQSQNFATEALTRHDASLRQRGRPKVVLARTYEEAWDIYQRYKDNCLGVISDVRFPINNVEDKGSSATEGNIPVVEKDPEAGLKLLRAIRKEDEYLPLIIESSESENREKAEAEGFHFVDKNSKKMSVDLRHLLEEHMGFGDFIFRNPETREEVMRIRSLKELQDNIFTIPRDSMLYHISRNHMSRWLSARAIFPVSSFLKGITWHKLQDVDMHRQIIFDAIVAYRRMRNVGVVALFDRRKFDRYAHFARIGDGSLGGKGRGLAFLDNVIKLRPDFNRFPNAKVQIPKTVVLCTDVFDSFMEQNNLYQIALSDASDEEILQAFLRAQLPDEFIGDFFTFFEATRSPIAVRSSSLLEDSHYQPFAGIYSTYMIPYLEDKYEMLRMLACAIKAVYASVYYRDSKAYMTATSNVIDQEKMAVILQQVVGKEYGDHFYPNISGVLRSLNYYPIGEEKAEEGIASLALGLGKYIVDGGQTLRVCPFHPHQVLQMSEMEIALRETQTQFYALDMKHISEDFKVDDGFNILKLRAKDAEADGSLQYITSTYSPEDHAIYDGLYEGGRKVISFCGVLQQDVFPLPELLQMAMTYGAEAMRRPVEIEFAVNLNDDRTGELYLLQIRPIVDSKQMLDEDLTTIPDDQCLLRSHNSLGHGVSDDVQDVVYVKTDSSFTASNNPTIADEIERINRKFLDTDKNYVLIGPGRWGSSDPWLGIPVKWPHISAARVIVEEGLEHYRVDPSQGTHFFQNLTSFGVGYFTINPYKEDGFYQRSVLDALPAVEETQWVRHVRFPNPLKIMMDGKKQEALIMLPQEEKE from the coding sequence ATGAGTGAGCAAATTCCTGCAGAATGGGGTAATTTTTACCTAAAAGACGTTAGTTTCGTCAATCTGATGATGCGACGAATCTACAATGTTTTGATTGTAGCTAATCCATACGATGCCTTCATGTTGGAGGATGATGGACGCGTGGAAGAGAAGATCTACAATGAGTATATGGAATTAGGTCTGCGTTATCCGCCAACCTTTACACAGGTGTCTACAACCGAAGAGGCCTCTAAGGTGCTCAATACCGTAGACATTGACCTTGTTATCTGTATGCCGGGTAATGCTGATAATGATGCTTTTGATGTGGCAAGAGCTGTAAAGGCAGAGTTCCCAGTCATCCACTGTGTGGTACTGACTCCCTTCTCTCATGGTATTACAAAGCGTATACAAAACGAAGATCTTAGTATCTTTGATTATGTGTTCTGTTGGTTGGGAAATACCAATCTCATACTTTCTATCATTAAGTTGATGGAGGATAAGATGAATATAGACAATGATATCCATGAGGTTGGTGTACAGATGATATTGCTGGTAGAAGATTCTATCCGTTTCTACTCATCTATTCTACCTAACTTATATAGCTATATTCTCACGCAGAGTCAGAACTTTGCCACTGAAGCCTTGACCCGACACGATGCCTCTTTGCGCCAGCGTGGACGTCCAAAGGTTGTCTTAGCACGTACTTACGAGGAAGCATGGGATATCTATCAACGTTATAAAGACAACTGTTTGGGTGTTATCTCCGATGTAAGATTCCCTATTAATAATGTAGAAGATAAGGGCTCTTCTGCGACAGAAGGGAACATTCCTGTAGTAGAGAAAGATCCAGAGGCAGGCTTAAAACTACTTCGTGCCATAAGGAAAGAAGATGAATATCTCCCTTTGATTATTGAAAGTTCGGAGAGTGAGAACCGTGAAAAGGCTGAGGCAGAAGGTTTCCACTTTGTCGATAAGAACTCGAAGAAGATGAGTGTAGACCTTCGCCACCTACTCGAGGAACACATGGGTTTTGGCGATTTCATTTTCCGTAATCCAGAAACACGTGAGGAGGTGATGCGTATTCGAAGCTTGAAAGAGTTGCAGGATAATATCTTTACGATTCCACGTGACTCTATGCTCTATCATATCTCCCGCAATCACATGAGTCGTTGGCTCTCTGCACGTGCCATTTTCCCAGTTTCTTCCTTCCTAAAAGGTATTACATGGCATAAACTGCAGGATGTAGATATGCACCGACAGATTATCTTTGATGCCATTGTCGCCTATCGAAGGATGCGCAATGTGGGTGTTGTAGCCCTGTTTGATAGACGAAAATTCGACCGATATGCCCATTTTGCTCGTATTGGAGATGGCTCGTTGGGAGGTAAGGGACGTGGCTTGGCTTTCCTTGATAATGTTATTAAACTCCGACCAGACTTCAATCGCTTCCCCAATGCAAAGGTACAGATACCAAAGACAGTCGTTCTTTGTACGGATGTCTTCGATAGCTTTATGGAACAAAACAATCTTTACCAGATTGCTTTGAGTGATGCAAGCGACGAAGAGATACTCCAAGCCTTCCTTCGTGCCCAATTGCCAGATGAATTCATAGGCGACTTCTTTACCTTCTTTGAAGCTACTCGCTCACCAATAGCCGTCCGTTCAAGTTCGTTGTTGGAAGATAGTCACTACCAACCGTTCGCAGGCATCTATTCTACCTATATGATCCCTTATCTTGAGGATAAGTATGAAATGCTCCGAATGTTGGCTTGTGCGATTAAGGCTGTCTATGCATCAGTATATTATCGTGACTCCAAAGCCTATATGACTGCCACAAGTAATGTCATTGATCAGGAGAAGATGGCAGTTATTTTACAGCAGGTTGTCGGTAAGGAGTATGGCGATCATTTCTATCCGAACATCTCTGGTGTGCTTCGCTCTCTCAACTATTATCCGATAGGAGAAGAGAAAGCAGAGGAAGGTATTGCCTCTTTGGCATTGGGATTAGGTAAGTATATTGTTGATGGTGGGCAGACGCTGCGTGTTTGTCCGTTCCATCCGCATCAAGTCTTACAGATGAGCGAAATGGAAATAGCCTTGCGCGAAACCCAAACTCAGTTCTATGCTCTCGACATGAAGCATATCAGTGAGGACTTTAAGGTAGATGACGGCTTTAATATCCTCAAACTACGTGCGAAAGATGCAGAGGCTGACGGCAGTCTACAATATATCACCTCCACTTATTCTCCCGAAGACCATGCTATTTATGATGGACTCTACGAAGGAGGAAGAAAGGTTATCTCTTTCTGTGGTGTCCTCCAACAGGACGTCTTTCCACTACCAGAGTTGTTACAAATGGCAATGACATACGGTGCTGAGGCTATGCGTCGCCCTGTGGAGATAGAGTTTGCTGTTAATTTGAATGATGACCGTACGGGTGAATTATATCTCCTGCAGATTCGTCCAATCGTTGATTCTAAACAGATGTTAGACGAAGATCTCACGACTATTCCTGATGATCAATGTCTCTTGCGGAGTCATAACTCTTTGGGACATGGCGTTTCAGACGATGTACAAGATGTTGTGTATGTAAAGACCGACAGTTCTTTTACAGCATCTAACAACCCAACTATTGCTGATGAGATAGAACGGATAAACCGCAAGTTCCTTGATACTGACAAAAATTATGTGCTCATTGGTCCTGGCCGTTGGGGTTCAAGCGACCCTTGGTTGGGTATTCCTGTGAAGTGGCCACATATCTCGGCAGCCCGTGTCATCGTTGAGGAGGGACTGGAACACTATCGTGTAGATCCAAGTCAGGGAACACATTTCTTTCAAAATCTCACCTCTTTCGGTGTAGGCTACTTTACTATCAATCCTTATAAGGAAGATGGATTCTATCAGCGCAGTGTACTTGATGCTCTTCCAGCTGTGGAAGAAACTCAGTGGGTACGCCATGTTCGTTTCCCAAATCCATTAAAGATAATGATGGATGGTAAGAAACAAGAAGCCCTTATCATGCTTCCTCAAGAGGAAAAGGAGTAG
- a CDS encoding type II toxin-antitoxin system HipA family toxin — protein MEKLDVIASFDWMDKEEKVGTLGHEYLRGSDVFSFEFDKNWLKTFPKIDFGQDLRPYPGVQYSRDNHIFGCFSDALPDRWGRRLIDLRTSLETEGKASHALSDWNYLKGVEDELRMGGFRFQDPDSGAFISSTLSYSVPPVIQIDELLQAAKEIEKSEYKHLKPEKKWVQRLFQPGSSMGGARPKACVQSGGHLYLAKFPSINDDVNVSRWEHFAHLMAKECGINVAETKVIKAGTGQDILLSKRFDRTEDNKRIHMASSLTVLGLTDGDGQRTGKGYLDIVDFIISGGGNHIETNLEELYKRVAFNICIGNTDDHFRNHSFLLGKEGWELSPAYDINPTNSLFQALLIDANSNDSSLNSLYNAHEFYMLDETTARGIIKDVTRNMKYWENMAEDLGLPRREITHFTNRFEQGMEFQYGSGLCR, from the coding sequence ATGGAAAAATTAGATGTGATAGCCAGTTTCGACTGGATGGATAAGGAAGAAAAGGTGGGCACTCTTGGACATGAATATCTAAGAGGCTCTGACGTGTTTTCTTTTGAGTTTGATAAAAACTGGCTCAAAACCTTTCCTAAAATTGACTTTGGGCAAGACCTCCGCCCATATCCTGGGGTACAATATAGCCGAGATAACCACATCTTCGGTTGTTTTTCTGATGCTCTCCCTGACAGATGGGGACGACGACTGATAGACTTGCGTACTTCATTAGAGACAGAAGGGAAAGCAAGCCATGCCTTATCTGATTGGAATTATCTTAAAGGCGTGGAAGATGAGCTGCGTATGGGTGGTTTTCGCTTTCAGGATCCAGATAGCGGAGCATTTATCAGCTCTACACTCAGTTACAGCGTTCCGCCTGTCATACAGATTGACGAACTTTTACAAGCTGCTAAGGAGATTGAGAAAAGCGAATATAAACATTTGAAGCCTGAAAAGAAATGGGTACAAAGGCTTTTCCAACCTGGTTCCTCAATGGGTGGCGCACGCCCAAAGGCTTGTGTCCAAAGTGGCGGTCATCTTTATCTTGCCAAATTTCCTTCCATCAATGACGACGTCAACGTATCTCGATGGGAACACTTCGCACATCTGATGGCTAAGGAATGTGGTATCAATGTAGCTGAAACAAAAGTAATTAAGGCTGGCACTGGCCAGGATATACTATTATCTAAGAGGTTTGATAGGACCGAAGACAACAAGAGAATCCACATGGCTTCTTCCCTTACCGTTCTCGGACTCACTGATGGCGACGGACAAAGAACAGGAAAAGGCTATTTGGATATTGTGGACTTTATCATTTCAGGAGGTGGTAACCACATTGAGACTAATTTAGAAGAGCTATACAAGCGAGTAGCCTTTAATATCTGCATTGGCAATACCGACGATCACTTTAGAAATCATTCGTTCCTGCTTGGTAAGGAAGGTTGGGAGTTGTCCCCTGCTTACGACATAAATCCAACAAACAGTTTGTTTCAGGCATTGCTTATTGATGCTAATTCGAACGACAGTTCTCTCAATAGTCTTTATAATGCTCATGAGTTTTATATGCTGGATGAAACGACAGCAAGAGGTATTATCAAGGACGTAACAAGGAACATGAAGTACTGGGAGAATATGGCAGAGGATTTAGGGCTTCCCCGACGAGAAATAACACACTTTACGAATCGTTTTGAACAAGGTATGGAATTTCAATATGGGTCAGGACTTTGTCGGTGA
- a CDS encoding septal ring lytic transglycosylase RlpA family protein encodes MYRTKLLLIALFALCNVFTLTIKAQSDGKASYYSNGLHGRRMSNGERYDRNAFTCAHRTLPFGTRLKITNPRNGKSVIVRVTDRGPFVRGRVVDLSYAAARELGTLASGVAYVKVELVRKETEIPFPSESNGTLEIPEIEYGTAGVCYEFIPEWEKVEEDKPKEIERKVDTHLNYKKNLQQGKVEKENISETRKQVQTSTPANQQATKTKSQATARTTPAATNRQQTAQQNKSTTQPTTSKNNSSSSWTNFFKRVKDGVTGLFE; translated from the coding sequence ATGTATAGAACCAAACTTCTCCTTATAGCGTTATTTGCGCTATGCAACGTCTTTACACTGACTATAAAAGCACAGTCAGATGGTAAAGCTTCTTATTATAGTAACGGATTACACGGTCGCCGAATGAGTAATGGCGAACGTTATGACCGTAATGCTTTTACTTGTGCACATCGCACACTCCCCTTTGGTACACGTCTAAAGATTACGAATCCTCGTAATGGTAAGTCTGTCATTGTCCGCGTAACGGATCGTGGCCCATTTGTTCGTGGACGTGTCGTTGACTTATCCTATGCTGCTGCACGCGAATTAGGTACACTTGCCAGTGGTGTAGCTTACGTGAAGGTTGAGCTTGTACGCAAAGAAACAGAGATACCATTCCCTTCTGAGTCAAATGGTACACTTGAAATACCTGAAATTGAATATGGTACTGCTGGCGTATGCTATGAGTTTATCCCTGAATGGGAAAAGGTTGAAGAGGATAAACCTAAAGAGATTGAGCGCAAAGTAGATACGCACTTAAATTATAAAAAGAATCTACAGCAAGGCAAGGTGGAGAAAGAAAACATTAGCGAGACACGCAAGCAGGTACAAACTTCTACTCCAGCTAACCAGCAGGCGACAAAGACTAAGAGTCAGGCGACAGCCCGTACCACTCCTGCTGCAACCAACCGACAGCAGACTGCTCAGCAGAACAAGTCAACCACACAACCTACTACTTCAAAGAACAATTCAAGTAGCAGTTGGACCAACTTCTTCAAACGTGTGAAGGATGGCGTGACTGGACTCTTTGAATAG